TGCGGTCAGTGACCTCGTTGCCCGCGTGGCGCAGGCCGACTCCTTCGACGCGCTGGCGGCCAACGTCACCGACATGATCCGGCAGCGCCGCGGTCTGGCTCCGCTGTGGCGCCGCGAGTCGGTGCACCTCGATGCCGCGGTACGCCGACGCCAAGCGGAGCGCCTGCGCCGGGTGGGCACGGTGATCGACGAGCTGACAGCGGCCGAGCGTCCCGACCTGCCTGCCGAGCAGGCCAGCTTGCTGGGGACTGCGACGCTCAGTCTCTTCACTGCCATCGCGCTGCACCGACCGTCGTTCGGTGTCCGTGCCGTCAACACCTGGGCTGGTCAGCTGGCCCGCGCGATCGCCGATGCGCCGGTGGATGCTGCACCGGATACCGTGCCGACGCCCACCGCAATACCTGACTCCCTCGTACCGCGCCGGGCCCGGATCCTCGCCGCGGCGAGCGAGCTTTTTGCCGATCGAGGTGTCGACGCGGTCAGCATCGAGGAGATCGGTCATCGTGCCGGAATCGCCGGGCCGAGCGTCTACAAGCACTTCGGGGGCAAGCTGCCGATCGTCGATGCGCTCGCCCAGAGGGCCAG
The nucleotide sequence above comes from Epidermidibacterium keratini. Encoded proteins:
- a CDS encoding TetR/AcrR family transcriptional regulator, coding for MSESTGAVRPANRRDLILEAATALFRDRGYGAVSLADVAAAVDVTPPALYRHVKDKQELLGLCLDRAVSDLVARVAQADSFDALAANVTDMIRQRRGLAPLWRRESVHLDAAVRRRQAERLRRVGTVIDELTAAERPDLPAEQASLLGTATLSLFTAIALHRPSFGVRAVNTWAGQLARAIADAPVDAAPDTVPTPTAIPDSLVPRRARILAAASELFADRGVDAVSIEEIGHRAGIAGPSVYKHFGGKLPIVDALAQRASDVFLGVVREAVESTDASSRLRVAIAAHAGVVLADPQLITFVGAYRDASWAGQPNAVYRDYRGFFIDLIAAAYPDRGRAVCVATADVLLFVLGDLARRRESRLSDLVVLGDALISPLSAGRR